Sequence from the Acropora muricata isolate sample 2 chromosome 10, ASM3666990v1, whole genome shotgun sequence genome:
TCCTTGtttgtttcaatttcttttacGTGGTGTTGTAAAACAAGCTCTTCCTGCCGCATTTCTTCAATCTTATTAAGACCCTTTGTGATTTGAGGATTCAGTCCTTCAATCAAGGTTTGCAACTGTTCTCGTTCATTGAGCACCTCTTTCGTAAGTCGAAGACTGACGCTTTCTGTTTTTGCAAACTCAGCAAAAAAGTTTTTAAAGGACAGAAAGCCCATTCTCCAGAACATTGCGTCAAAGCTCTCTTTGGTCTCCTTATTCTCGGCAAAAAGTGCTGAATTGTTAAATTTGAAGTACTTGTCACAAGGAATGTTAGCTTTTTTGATGGCTTCAAGTACTGGAGGTTGTTGGCCGTCTGCAAAGGTGAGCATCATAAAGATGTTTTTGGAAACATCATTGCCAAAGATCGACAAGACCGAGTTAAAGATGTACTCTTGTGGTGGAGTGAGGCGCGCCAGGGAAGCTTGAGTAACAAAGCCAATGCCATCCAAGTGGTCGATTCCATTTGGGGGAGAAATAGAGAAGAATTCCTTTATTTGAGAGGTGATGAACTTGTCTCTCTTCAGGCCCTCGGTGTCACCAAAGCCAGGTGTGTCAATGATAGTGAATGTATAGGGAATATCTGAACCTTTCATGGGAAAAAATGTGTACGCGGTGATATCTTTTGTCTGACTGTTGGCCTGCGATACACCCTTGTTTTCTAAGACGAGCTTGTATCGAAACGGATCCTTCCAGTCAACGCCCAACATGAAGTTCACCATACCGTTGATCAGAGTCGTTTTTCCAGCTCCTGTCGCACCCACAACCATGAGAACTTTCTCCATCAGTCGTCCTTTCACTTTTCTGGGTGCCTTGCCGATACTTTGTCTAGCAATCATACTGATCTCTCGTCTCATTCGTTCGTTCCTTGAAAGCTTGTAAACTGACGGAGATCCATCTGTAATCTTCTTTGATGAAGAAAGCATAGATTCAGCTAGACGATAAGGAAGAAAACATGCCATGCCTTTGCTATTTGATCCTTTACCGCCCCTGGAGCTACCATGTCTCCCTTTGTCAGGAAGCTTGTGGATAGGGCTTGTTGGACAGGTTATGTTTGTATTTTCAGGGCCTCCAGCATGACTGGAAGATGTGGAAGGAGTTGCCAAATTGTTAGTTGAACCACTGGCTGGCAAATCAGAAGCGCAATCTTCCTTTTTATTCTGGGGCAGTTCTGATTCAGTCGAGGAGCTTCCAGTCTGAGGACGAGCAACACTTTCTTTGCAACTGGTAACGATGCGGTCACTAAAGTCACTGACCTCACTCCTACCTGCTTTACACTCACTGTTCACCATGAACAAGTACGCCGTTTGCGCTTCCAATCCATCCACTTTGATAACATTCTCTGGTCCTGCTGTCTGCACAGACTTCCATTCCTCGCTGGGCTCTCCACTTGAATCACTGGCAGCAGGTCGAAAGTGCACGGTGTACTTTTGAACGGAGCTTATACCAAGTGGTGACCCCTTCCATTCTAGAGTAATACTTGAGTTACTCTTCTCCGTTGCATAAGGCTTTTCAGGTTGACCAGGCGGCTCAAAATCTGAGCAATGACCATCTACATACAGATGAATAGTAACAAATTTCTCGTCCGTACTTCTGCGAATGTTGGTGAAGATGAACTTGGTGTTTTCGTTGcgcaaattttcttttacaaagcCCCTGAAAATTCTTGCTTTAGACTTGATGTCGTTAATTCTTTCAGGATTTTCAAACCACGGGTTTGCAGCAAGACGTTCTTGATCGCAACTCCCACTTCGTAGGAAGGCGTACATCTGTTCAGCCATGTCATCGTGATCACTAACTGGCAgcagagaaaagcaaacaactCGATCGTAATCTAAGGAATCGACTACACTGTCGAGCTCTTCCAGTGACAATACCAGCTGAACATCTTTTAGGTATTCCAAGTAAGTGGACAATAGCTTCACTTCTTTCTCTTTTCCACTGATCCATGACGATAGGTAGGTCTGATGAAAAGGAGATGAGGCAACCTTGTCAAGAACATCGCTAAGGATCTTTTCTACTTCATTACCACTTCTCACAACTGGCAACAAGCTTGATAGCGTCTTAAGTAAGTTCCTTTTGTACTCTGACACCGCTTTTCCACATCTGGAGATATGCCTTTTTAGGTTTGAGAAAATAGAGCAAACATTGTTTACGAGGAGGTCCGATAGACGCGTTTGGAAATCGTCAAAGCTTGCAATGATTTCCTGTAATCCATCCGTCACCTGGGAACTAATCTCCTTAACCGGACGTACAATAGCCGAGTCCAGTGAGCCAAGCGGGTGAAGCCAAACCTTCTTCGGAACTTCTCCTACTTGGGGGTCTTCGTTTGTCTTGAGCGCGCTGTAGGCCATTACCGCATCTTGATAACTCATGGGATTCTTGAAAGTGGCCATGGTCTGGTTTCCATAGAGTGTGCACTTAAGTTTTTTCAGTTCTTCTACCTCCTTCTCATCTGGACAGGAAAAGCTCTTTCCTTCGGCAGCAACGCGAGGCAAGGAGTCGATAGTGAATTTCAGGTCATTTTCAACATcgatatttctttctttctcggCGACATCTCTGTCGAAGACGAAAACTGCTTGTGTCCCATATTCAATCCCCGATACAAAGTGCGTGGCTGTTATCTCTTCGCTGATGTCTCTATGCACCTCTTTCTTCAACTGATCTAAACTGAGTGCGTCAAATTTCGAAGTGCTTTCGTACTTGAGAGTAACGCGAGCTTGCTTTTTGGAAGACTTTCGGTCAAGGATGAAGTCTGCAATACCAGATGGCCTGACCAACCCGGTCATCAAACTCAGTTTTAGGCTAGAATCGACGCCTAGCATGGCCATTTTCTCTTCCAAGCTGTGACCTGTAAAGACTTCATACCTGGATTGTGGAGAAGCACGAGACACGGATGAATTCTTAACTATGTCAGATTCCCACAATGTTGGTCCTACAACTAGATGATGACTTCGACAATCATAGAGCATCCCCAACTGAAATGATTGTCCAAAACAAGGCACCTCGAAGACTTTATCCTCACTCATGTTCCTGAAAGATAAGTTGATAAACAAGATAACAAAAAAGTTATGCTACCTAACGAGCTTTGTCTGTTGTTGAGATATCTGGATATTTTAATAAATGAATTAATGACTTTATTTCCCatattgaaatatatatatttggttGTTACAATCTACACTTGGGAGGAAGATGTAAGGAAACCCTTGCGAGCTCCctttaataaaacttttaattaatttttaacaaatagattccatgttgccgtgcgtctgttcagtaataaatcacagatgacgtcaaaatgtggtaggaacaaaaaagtggcacacgaggcgtagccgagtgtgtcactgatgttcttacaacgttttgacgtcttctgtgatctattactgaatcAGACGTACgtcaacatggaatctatttgttttatataataacgaAAAgccttttttgtttcaaaatattccAACATAACGCGAAAGCCGGCCTTTTGCCCCGTCTTTGTACGAAAAAAAGCCATTTGACGTGACCTATGATCTATACAAAATAACGCAATTTCATTGGTTGCTATGCGTAGCAAAGAATTAACAAATGGTAAATGCCATAGCGTGTACTATTGAGTTATGGttgcacgcgggaggttgctaagcacggaAGATGCGTAAAAGTCGCACGAGGCTATAGCCGAGTGCGACTCTACCTTCTTGAGTGCTTAGCAAACCTCCCAAGTGCAACCATAACTCAATAGTACACGCTATGGCGTTTACcatttgttttataacataacaTTGAGACATTGGAACaacagaagtctttttttttttttttttccaaaattgctGCTAATCTCGCGTCaatgtgtcacgcaatgcctttttcatctcgcgctctgaagaaaaacattgcATTGTTGTCggtaagagtacagaccacgaaaAACCAcatttcgatttttttttaccacaatatcaacgtcaaagaaaatgtttttcttcagagcgcgagctGAAAACCATAACACAGACACCGTCAGCATTTAATTTCATACCAGACATCTCATCCCATGTCCATTCAGAAACTCTAATAATGGCTGCTTTAACACTAGTCACTTAGCAAAACAAATTATCACAGgcatgatttctctgtcttttttcatatttcagaaaataaaaatagtccGTGTAAGTAGATaagacaaaacaagacaatactTTTATTTGGAGTCAGGTAAGTAGTACACAAACGTTGAAATTATagagttattttcttttttaggtTTTGGTTTCCACTTTTATTATTCACCCGCCACTCGTCACCCGTCACCCGCCACCCGCGGAAAAGTCCTGCCGCCAGCATAACACTCTGCACTATCTGAGATTGTCTCACTAGTCATAAGAACAAGAtcagcctgaaaaattcagcatGTTCTTATAAAATGGAAAAggtgtcaaaattaaaaaaaaaacaagtgatTTTATGTTGGCAGTCATGACTCTATCAGCTCTCAAGTGCTCGTATTTTTGTATTGAGTACTGTACTGATGTTTCTACTGTGATTGATTTTTCTACTATAAATACATAAACAAATTGAGTACAGGGGGCATTTATGGAGATAAACTAAGAGTAAAGCCAGGATCCGAGataggatccgagccaggatccgagccaggaaCTTGGCTGCGACCAGACTTTTCGCGCCTTTACTTTTAAACTGAATGGCAGATACTAGTACCCGTAGACCGGTAGTTTGCGAAAGGCTATTATCCATaatgctgcataataataacaaataggCCAATGACATAAATTTCGTGTTCATGAAAAATAGGGACTTGGTTATAAGCATTCCCCAAAAGTGCATCTGTAGTATCCAAATTAATACTAGCTGTCCATCTGTTGAGAACATGAAAGTCAGCTGAACCGTttacataaataaaaacaaaaaaattctccTAGAAGAGAAGCACGATATCTTTACTTCTAAGTCTTTTTCACCATCTTAACCATGGTTCGAGTCTTCTTGATACTTATTCCTTACAATTTTGATCTCTTTAAAGGTGTGTTTTGGTTCTAAGTTTAGAATTTTACATTTAGAAGAAAACCACGTTACAATTGCATGACGTCAT
This genomic interval carries:
- the LOC136931235 gene encoding uncharacterized protein — translated: MSEDKVFEVPCFGQSFQLGMLYDCRSHHLVVGPTLWESDIVKNSSVSRASPQSRYEVFTGHSLEEKMAMLGVDSSLKLSLMTGLVRPSGIADFILDRKSSKKQARVTLKYESTSKFDALSLDQLKKEVHRDISEEITATHFVSGIEYGTQAVFVFDRDVAEKERNIDVENDLKFTIDSLPRVAAEGKSFSCPDEKEVEELKKLKCTLYGNQTMATFKNPMSYQDAVMAYSALKTNEDPQVGEVPKKVWLHPLGSLDSAIVRPVKEISSQVTDGLQEIIASFDDFQTRLSDLLVNNVCSIFSNLKRHISRCGKAVSEYKRNLLKTLSSLLPVVRSGNEVEKILSDVLDKVASSPFHQTYLSSWISGKEKEVKLLSTYLEYLKDVQLVLSLEELDSVVDSLDYDRVVCFSLLPVSDHDDMAEQMYAFLRSGSCDQERLAANPWFENPERINDIKSKARIFRGFVKENLRNENTKFIFTNIRRSTDEKFVTIHLYVDGHCSDFEPPGQPEKPYATEKSNSSITLEWKGSPLGISSVQKYTVHFRPAASDSSGEPSEEWKSVQTAGPENVIKVDGLEAQTAYLFMVNSECKAGRSEVSDFSDRIVTSCKESVARPQTGSSSTESELPQNKKEDCASDLPASGSTNNLATPSTSSSHAGGPENTNITCPTSPIHKLPDKGRHGSSRGGKGSNSKGMACFLPYRLAESMLSSSKKITDGSPSVYKLSRNERMRREISMIARQSIGKAPRKVKGRLMEKVLMVVGATGAGKTTLINGMVNFMLGVDWKDPFRYKLVLENKGVSQANSQTKDITAYTFFPMKGSDIPYTFTIIDTPGFGDTEGLKRDKFITSQIKEFFSISPPNGIDHLDGIGFVTQASLARLTPPQEYIFNSVLSIFGNDVSKNIFMMLTFADGQQPPVLEAIKKANIPCDKYFKFNNSALFAENKETKESFDAMFWRMGFLSFKNFFAEFAKTESVSLRLTKEVLNEREQLQTLIEGLNPQITKGLNKIEEMRQEELVLQHHVKEIETNKDFTYEVEVTKPRYVSLQGTGRHTTTCLKCNFTCHQDCKIADDCNKRGCWAMDKRTGDCRICTLNCFWSEHKNLPYLIEYETVTENRTSADLQAKYETAVSGKSKVEGMIQQLELFLQGVHTGVMNMINQAQQSLHRLDEIALKPNPLSQVQYLELLIESEKNEAKPGWKQRVQYFEEAKRHAIILSRVKDAKEAEKMIQGNVRSGETWYSRFKYWLFKG